The Leptospira fletcheri genome includes a region encoding these proteins:
- a CDS encoding LytR/AlgR family response regulator transcription factor, translating to MSQLAQELKILIVEDEAPTRELLVNYCLGRSELKLAGLAKDGQEALESLQSNRYDLVFLDINLPKLSGLEVLEKLEKIPYIVFITSLRDKAIEAFEFGAIDYLLKPFSRERFNKAVDRALEFIGKQGAESQNSFNEHGLFILEKENYFLIPYKDIVYISSRDNFSIIHTENKEYVTYKSLKALETKLPPRQFLRIFKQFVINLEYLIRLQSDSTGNYTVFLKDEEETQLPVGRKYISKIKELL from the coding sequence ATGTCCCAGCTGGCCCAAGAGTTGAAAATATTGATCGTAGAGGACGAGGCCCCGACTCGGGAATTGCTCGTGAACTATTGCCTGGGCCGCTCCGAACTCAAACTTGCCGGACTTGCGAAGGACGGGCAGGAAGCCTTGGAATCCCTTCAGAGCAACCGGTACGATCTCGTTTTTCTGGACATCAATCTCCCCAAGCTCTCAGGATTAGAGGTCTTGGAAAAACTGGAAAAAATCCCTTACATCGTGTTTATCACTTCTCTTCGAGACAAGGCGATAGAGGCATTCGAGTTCGGAGCGATCGATTACTTACTCAAACCGTTTTCGCGGGAAAGATTCAACAAGGCGGTGGACAGAGCTCTGGAATTCATCGGAAAGCAGGGAGCCGAGAGTCAGAACTCCTTTAACGAGCACGGTCTATTCATCTTAGAAAAGGAAAATTATTTCCTGATTCCTTACAAAGACATCGTATACATTTCTTCGAGAGATAATTTCAGTATCATCCATACGGAAAACAAAGAATACGTGACCTACAAATCCCTGAAGGCGCTGGAAACGAAACTGCCTCCGAGACAGTTCTTACGCATCTTCAAACAGTTCGTCATTAATCTGGAATACCTGATACGACTCCAGAGCGATAGTACCGGAAATTATACCGTATTTCTCAAAGACGAGGAGGAGACCCAACTTCCTGTGGGCCGAAAATACATCTCCAAAATCAAGGAACTCCTCTAG
- a CDS encoding Crp/Fnr family transcriptional regulator, with the protein MATALAYKIEEEKTPSVSAWSTFPVCSKDLYNYLLEQKLGKRTLKFPRKSILFSEGEGTKGFYLILSGTVRTYKDSPNGQRQQTLKIYSPESWVGLRDAISEDSYNKTAECLEDTVVIYINGEDARQLFNQDYRFQNAILKYISKECKSAENRIYSMGTKQVHSKLAEFLLSLKEKYGSEINVKFSREVMATTIGSKTETLVRALADLKAKGWIEIDKNFIAIRNEDALLKLMEI; encoded by the coding sequence ATGGCTACCGCCTTAGCATATAAAATCGAAGAAGAGAAAACCCCTTCCGTTTCCGCCTGGTCCACGTTCCCGGTTTGTTCGAAAGATCTTTATAACTATCTTTTAGAGCAGAAACTCGGAAAACGGACCCTGAAATTCCCCAGAAAAAGCATCCTATTTTCCGAAGGAGAAGGAACAAAAGGGTTTTATCTGATTTTAAGCGGTACCGTCCGTACTTACAAAGACTCTCCGAACGGCCAAAGACAACAGACCTTGAAAATCTACTCTCCGGAAAGTTGGGTCGGACTCAGAGACGCGATTTCCGAAGACTCCTACAATAAAACTGCGGAATGCCTCGAAGATACCGTCGTGATCTACATCAATGGGGAAGACGCCAGACAGCTATTCAACCAGGACTACCGCTTCCAAAACGCGATCCTGAAATACATCTCCAAAGAATGCAAATCCGCCGAGAATCGGATCTACTCGATGGGAACGAAACAAGTGCATTCCAAACTTGCGGAGTTTCTACTCTCCCTCAAGGAAAAATATGGATCCGAGATCAACGTAAAATTCAGCCGCGAAGTCATGGCTACTACGATAGGATCCAAAACGGAAACCCTGGTCCGGGCTCTGGCCGATCTGAAGGCGAAAGGTTGGATCGAAATAGATAAGAATTTCATAGCGATTCGAAACGAAGACGCCCTCCTAAAACTGATGGAGATCTAA
- a CDS encoding dienelactone hydrolase: protein MKTKVESSQLTIPVHLVSVSARLDLPAGAKKLVLLVEGISERLGNLASVHFSKLCEKLHSRNIATLQVESLLTIQERSITFNRVDTILLRDRLFSVVAWLRSQNKTKNLHLFCCASYDAVAYVVKAVLEKKMELDGIISVSGNPDGLDGDGSIRLAMPVLLIYGGFDVRRIKKMEKSLLRPVRNERDLEIVQLSSGSFTEEKKWEQAMDKIQVWLDHVDP from the coding sequence GTGAAAACGAAAGTCGAATCTTCCCAATTAACTATTCCCGTCCATTTGGTATCTGTTTCCGCAAGATTGGATCTACCCGCGGGCGCGAAGAAATTGGTACTCCTCGTAGAAGGTATATCCGAAAGGTTGGGCAATCTAGCCAGCGTTCACTTCAGCAAGTTGTGCGAAAAATTACATTCCAGAAATATAGCGACTCTTCAAGTCGAAAGCCTGCTTACGATCCAAGAAAGATCGATCACTTTCAACCGAGTGGATACGATTCTACTCAGGGACCGACTCTTCTCCGTGGTGGCCTGGTTACGTTCCCAGAATAAGACCAAGAACCTTCACCTTTTTTGCTGCGCCTCCTACGACGCGGTCGCCTATGTAGTCAAAGCCGTCCTGGAAAAGAAGATGGAGCTGGATGGAATTATTTCCGTGTCCGGAAATCCCGACGGTTTGGACGGGGACGGTTCGATCCGACTGGCGATGCCTGTACTACTGATCTACGGAGGATTTGACGTACGGAGGATCAAAAAAATGGAGAAATCGCTTCTTCGACCCGTCCGGAACGAGCGCGACTTGGAGATCGTACAATTGTCTTCCGGCTCTTTTACGGAAGAAAAAAAATGGGAACAGGCGATGGATAAAATCCAAGTCTGGTTGGATCATGTAGATCCGTAA
- a CDS encoding NAD-dependent epimerase/dehydratase family protein, translated as MKIFVTGASGFVGGAIAKELISKKHTVLALSRSETSDQALRSMGAQVVRGSLGSVDPSLLKGVDALVHCAAFVGPWGTRKDFWDANVEGTLQLLEAAKSAGIKRFIHMGTEAALFHGQNMVEIDETYPYPKSTPYLYSETKAAAEQAVLAANSKTFQTFSLRPRFVWGPGDTSILPVLLKMVSEGKFLWIDGGKAKTSTTYIGNLVHATELALTKGNGGNAYFVTDGLDQPFRSFLTEMMRTQGVELPSGSVPSALAGTLAWIVEGVWRLFRIAKEPPLMRFATDIMGRECTIKIDKARRELGYEPVVDVSSGLEAMKVQVKH; from the coding sequence ATGAAAATATTTGTTACCGGAGCTTCCGGATTCGTCGGAGGTGCGATCGCAAAAGAACTCATCTCCAAAAAGCACACAGTTTTAGCCCTTTCCCGTTCCGAAACCAGCGACCAAGCATTGCGATCCATGGGCGCGCAAGTCGTTCGAGGAAGCCTAGGTTCCGTCGATCCTTCCCTTTTGAAAGGAGTGGACGCTCTAGTACATTGCGCCGCTTTCGTAGGGCCTTGGGGAACAAGAAAGGATTTTTGGGATGCGAACGTGGAAGGAACCCTCCAATTGCTGGAAGCAGCCAAATCCGCAGGAATCAAAAGATTCATTCACATGGGCACGGAAGCCGCCTTGTTCCACGGCCAAAATATGGTCGAAATCGACGAAACCTACCCCTACCCCAAATCCACTCCGTACCTGTACAGCGAAACGAAAGCGGCGGCCGAACAAGCCGTCCTAGCTGCAAATTCAAAAACGTTTCAAACTTTCTCTTTAAGACCTAGATTCGTATGGGGGCCGGGAGACACGTCGATTTTGCCCGTACTTCTAAAAATGGTTTCCGAAGGGAAATTTCTCTGGATCGACGGAGGCAAGGCCAAGACTTCCACCACGTACATCGGAAACCTGGTCCACGCAACGGAACTTGCGCTCACGAAAGGAAACGGAGGGAATGCCTATTTCGTCACGGACGGTTTGGACCAACCCTTCCGCTCTTTTTTGACGGAGATGATGAGAACGCAAGGAGTGGAATTGCCGAGCGGTTCCGTTCCTTCTGCATTAGCGGGGACTCTGGCATGGATCGTGGAAGGGGTTTGGCGTCTTTTCCGAATCGCGAAGGAGCCTCCTCTAATGCGTTTTGCAACGGATATTATGGGAAGAGAATGTACGATCAAGATCGACAAGGCCCGGAGAGAGTTGGGCTACGAACCGGTCGTAGATGTATCCTCCGGATTAGAGGCGATGAAGGTACAAGTTAAACATTAG
- a CDS encoding MBL fold metallo-hydrolase, which translates to MKFFGLSVFLALLSCSVTSHSSFQVVRGKPGTLAEAPLVEKGPVGFQKIVSADWAVDRGGLINLKDPKAREAKLEPGKEPIQIYFYVIDHPKFGRYVIDTGVAEVFRKDPKEWPISSIVASAMNTADLKIHVTSEEWLKKENKNVNGIFLTHMHMDHIMGTLDFPSGTPIFTGKQESTKRNFLNLFVQGTTDRLLGPAPALEELTFTETETAAARVLDFFGDQSFYILQVPGHTVGSLAFLVRSSSGLQLVTGDTCHTRWGWENSVIPGSFTADPERNRESLDFLKALAAKYPKIQVHPGHQSIPAEQKK; encoded by the coding sequence ATGAAATTTTTCGGACTCTCCGTCTTTTTGGCACTGCTTTCTTGTTCCGTTACATCGCATTCTTCCTTCCAAGTGGTACGAGGAAAACCCGGAACGTTGGCGGAAGCTCCTCTCGTGGAAAAAGGACCGGTCGGTTTTCAGAAGATCGTTTCCGCGGATTGGGCCGTGGACCGCGGCGGACTGATCAATTTGAAAGATCCGAAGGCCCGGGAGGCCAAATTGGAACCGGGAAAGGAACCCATTCAGATCTATTTTTACGTGATCGATCATCCCAAGTTCGGCCGTTACGTGATCGATACGGGAGTGGCGGAAGTATTCAGAAAGGATCCGAAAGAATGGCCGATTTCCTCGATCGTAGCCTCCGCAATGAACACCGCCGATCTGAAAATTCACGTTACTTCGGAAGAATGGTTGAAGAAAGAGAACAAAAACGTGAACGGCATTTTCTTAACCCATATGCATATGGATCATATTATGGGAACCTTGGATTTTCCTTCCGGAACTCCGATTTTCACCGGAAAACAAGAAAGCACGAAGAGAAATTTCCTGAATCTGTTCGTTCAAGGAACCACGGATCGATTGCTAGGTCCTGCTCCCGCTTTGGAAGAATTGACTTTTACCGAGACGGAAACGGCTGCGGCCAGAGTGTTGGACTTTTTCGGAGACCAATCCTTTTATATCCTGCAAGTGCCGGGACATACCGTAGGGAGCCTCGCGTTTTTAGTGCGTAGCAGTAGCGGTTTGCAATTGGTAACGGGGGACACCTGCCACACCCGCTGGGGGTGGGAAAATTCCGTGATCCCGGGAAGTTTTACGGCAGATCCGGAAAGAAACCGGGAAAGCCTGGATTTCCTGAAGGCTCTCGCCGCGAAATATCCGAAGATCCAGGTTCATCCCGGACACCAATCCATTCCGGCGGAACAGAAAAAGTAG
- a CDS encoding PP2C family protein-serine/threonine phosphatase has translation MLAQEQSFQKFVWTLEKKWIQIVCVLGFTLVPIFGGLDYFIIPKNYLDQNLTYFFTLRAAASLIVLAQFIILKYSPPNPWNAIHAYVFTFIVGGIISLMTTRLGGFESSYYAGLNLVLIAVNLFLPWNAWKGALNSFIIVAQYVVLNLLLDPEYQVISIINNLYFMLGTVVISVTIAHFKFSLTKSEFEKMDMISNLKSQQDGDYFLTSLVLQPLSLNLAKSNSVNIEFFTSQKKKFVFKTWRQEIGGDISVSNVITLKGRSYAVFVNADAMGKSLQGAGGAIVFGAVFHAMVQRTKMMEVLQNQYPERWLKNAVIELQKTFESFDGAMMISMVIGLIDEELGLVYYINAEHPFPVLYRDGKATFIDSQIYFRKVGMLELRSKLFVSLFQMHPGDAIILGSDGREDLMVFDPSINAKGMVEDENFFLEKVESGKGKLDGIVSALQQSGDIIDDLSLVKITFNPPKATQKSPSQNGSGADSSSPRLDHLKQIVADGLKNGNMDKAIEAAKEIVEASPIESHYLYFLSKNLNKNKNYKDSIEYGERFRNRNPNHVNNLIVLSDSYRRIGDSKRAELLLRDVFSHEPENPIALNLLGRLKHVNGKNLV, from the coding sequence ATGCTCGCGCAGGAACAGAGTTTTCAAAAATTCGTTTGGACTTTGGAAAAGAAATGGATTCAGATCGTTTGCGTACTCGGATTCACGCTGGTCCCGATTTTCGGTGGATTGGATTATTTCATCATTCCTAAAAATTACCTGGACCAAAACCTGACGTATTTTTTCACATTGAGAGCCGCCGCTAGCCTAATCGTTCTCGCCCAATTCATTATTTTAAAATATTCTCCTCCGAATCCTTGGAATGCGATTCATGCGTACGTGTTCACTTTCATCGTAGGAGGAATCATTTCCCTGATGACGACCCGTCTGGGCGGATTCGAATCCTCCTATTATGCCGGACTGAACCTGGTTCTCATAGCGGTGAACCTTTTCCTACCTTGGAACGCATGGAAAGGGGCTCTGAACAGTTTCATCATCGTCGCCCAGTACGTAGTCCTCAACCTATTGTTGGATCCGGAATACCAGGTCATTTCCATCATCAATAACCTGTATTTTATGTTAGGAACCGTCGTGATTTCGGTGACGATTGCGCACTTTAAATTCTCCCTGACCAAATCCGAATTCGAGAAGATGGACATGATCAGCAATTTAAAGTCCCAACAGGACGGGGATTACTTCCTCACCTCTTTGGTATTACAGCCGTTAAGCTTGAACCTAGCCAAAAGCAACTCGGTAAATATCGAATTCTTTACCAGTCAGAAAAAGAAATTCGTATTCAAGACTTGGCGCCAGGAGATCGGAGGAGATATCAGTGTCTCCAACGTGATCACCTTAAAAGGAAGAAGCTATGCTGTCTTCGTAAATGCGGACGCGATGGGAAAGTCCCTACAGGGAGCGGGGGGAGCGATCGTATTCGGTGCGGTATTCCATGCCATGGTCCAAAGAACCAAGATGATGGAAGTTCTACAGAACCAATACCCCGAGCGCTGGCTAAAAAACGCCGTCATAGAATTGCAAAAGACGTTCGAGAGCTTCGACGGCGCGATGATGATCTCTATGGTGATCGGATTGATCGACGAGGAGTTAGGACTAGTATATTACATAAATGCGGAACATCCCTTTCCCGTCCTCTACCGCGACGGAAAGGCAACGTTCATCGATTCCCAAATTTATTTCCGGAAAGTGGGAATGCTGGAATTAAGGAGCAAATTGTTCGTGAGCCTTTTCCAGATGCATCCGGGAGATGCGATTATCTTAGGTTCGGATGGCCGGGAAGACCTCATGGTCTTCGACCCCTCGATTAACGCCAAAGGAATGGTGGAGGATGAAAACTTCTTTTTGGAGAAGGTGGAGAGCGGAAAAGGCAAACTAGACGGAATCGTATCCGCGCTCCAACAATCCGGAGACATCATAGATGACCTTTCGCTTGTAAAGATCACGTTCAACCCGCCCAAGGCCACTCAAAAATCCCCTTCTCAGAATGGATCCGGAGCGGATTCCTCTTCTCCTAGACTGGACCACTTAAAACAGATCGTAGCGGACGGACTCAAAAACGGGAATATGGACAAGGCGATCGAAGCCGCAAAGGAAATTGTGGAAGCTTCTCCCATCGAATCCCATTATCTGTATTTTTTATCCAAAAATCTGAATAAAAACAAAAACTATAAAGATTCCATAGAATACGGGGAAAGATTCCGGAATCGGAATCCCAATCATGTGAACAATCTGATCGTATTATCGGATTCTTATAGAAGGATAGGCGACTCCAAGAGAGCCGAATTACTTCTTCGGGACGTCTTTTCTCACGAACCGGAAAATCCGATCGCGCTAAATCTTTTAGGACGGCTGAAACACGTAAATGGAAAAAACCTCGTCTAA
- a CDS encoding PilZ domain-containing protein — protein MEKTSSNQIAEAIEKQLPKEEVFVPTYRCQYRIHSLNGQECSLNAVLRDVSKHGTRIFHTDPITVSDAVGSALEMSIYTDVIHYSRKLSGVIRWEKESESGYEYGVQFDEPIHLELFRTLHDSLLGIKNKIESDEPKNPHSGSLSIVFQAKEKIQAIAPLLAQLESSLNDYEYAVGYNLKEEIYEATYMLLQPIYEFLKKKSNDLYHELPPNEIGYNFQYIRQELREFLFLDPFVKRATLKPLGYAGDFEMMDAIYRNTNEGTNLLGKSLHKCTLNLKSAQAVFHRQNFFYRTILDRLKKTEDKIYVLSVACGPAREVVTLVRNADQSLLDKLSIFLLDQDPRAITEAKHGIRIALLRSKKKLDFHCLNIEISRFAANPKKYVPVSEMDMIYSAGLFDYIKTRTAQKICSHLYSILNPTGEIFLGNFSADSDEIGIMEVMDWGLIYRTDEELVGFADTITGPKTVGVIDDAFPQKFFYLTKSSPSKN, from the coding sequence ATGGAAAAAACCTCGTCTAACCAAATCGCGGAAGCGATCGAAAAGCAACTCCCAAAGGAGGAAGTTTTCGTTCCCACGTACCGCTGCCAATACCGAATCCATTCCTTAAACGGACAGGAATGCTCCTTAAACGCGGTTCTTCGGGACGTATCGAAACACGGCACGAGAATCTTTCATACCGATCCGATCACCGTGTCCGACGCGGTCGGATCTGCGTTGGAAATGAGTATCTATACGGATGTAATCCATTATAGTCGAAAGTTAAGCGGAGTGATCCGTTGGGAAAAAGAATCGGAATCCGGCTACGAATATGGCGTACAGTTCGACGAGCCGATTCACTTGGAACTGTTTCGGACTCTTCATGATTCCCTGTTAGGAATCAAGAATAAGATCGAATCGGACGAACCCAAAAATCCTCATAGCGGTTCTCTGTCCATCGTGTTCCAAGCCAAGGAAAAAATCCAGGCGATCGCTCCCTTATTGGCCCAATTGGAGTCCAGTCTGAACGATTATGAATACGCGGTGGGATACAATCTGAAGGAGGAAATTTACGAAGCTACTTACATGCTCCTCCAGCCGATTTATGAATTTCTAAAGAAGAAATCCAACGATCTTTACCACGAACTTCCTCCGAACGAGATCGGATACAACTTCCAGTACATCCGCCAGGAATTGAGGGAGTTCCTGTTCTTAGATCCGTTCGTCAAAAGAGCTACGTTAAAGCCGTTAGGTTATGCCGGCGATTTCGAAATGATGGACGCCATCTATAGGAACACGAACGAAGGCACCAACCTTTTGGGAAAGAGTCTGCACAAGTGCACCTTGAATCTGAAATCCGCGCAGGCGGTTTTTCACAGACAGAATTTCTTTTACAGAACCATACTGGATCGTCTGAAAAAGACCGAAGATAAGATCTATGTACTATCGGTGGCTTGCGGCCCTGCAAGAGAAGTCGTAACTCTTGTTCGAAACGCCGATCAATCCTTATTGGACAAATTGAGCATCTTTCTGTTGGATCAGGATCCGAGAGCGATCACGGAAGCGAAGCACGGAATCCGAATCGCTCTTTTGCGTAGCAAGAAGAAACTGGATTTCCATTGTTTGAACATAGAGATTTCCAGATTTGCGGCCAATCCCAAAAAGTACGTACCGGTTTCCGAAATGGACATGATCTATTCCGCGGGACTTTTCGATTATATTAAAACTCGCACTGCCCAAAAAATCTGCTCCCACTTGTATTCCATTTTGAATCCGACGGGAGAGATTTTCTTAGGAAACTTTTCGGCGGATTCCGATGAAATCGGGATTATGGAAGTGATGGATTGGGGTTTGATTTATCGAACTGATGAAGAGTTGGTCGGCTTTGCCGATACGATTACCGGTCCGAAGACGGTCGGAGTGATAGACGACGCTTTTCCGCAGAAATTCTTTTATCTCACCAAAAGTTCGCCCAGTAAAAATTGA
- a CDS encoding enoyl-CoA hydratase-related protein, which produces MSQKTVLTEIIPVKNGNIFEIVINRPEVHNCVNGETADLLLSAWKKFRDDPDLTVAILRGTGEKSFCAGADLNALNTLMKINGTNDEVRHWIKNSTGPMGGTRVVQRKPVITVSQGYTYAGGLELFCHGHIRIAEKQAMFSVACRRWGVPLADGGTVYLPWLIGPGSALPLIITGQRIRADRAHAIGLVWEVTPKGRGIARARRYAEQICAVPRDALMADLTSAIDGYGRPLEEALETEAKGIYPVVTSESFREGVAGFQNGDRFWFR; this is translated from the coding sequence ATGAGTCAGAAAACAGTTCTTACGGAAATCATTCCCGTGAAAAACGGAAACATCTTCGAAATCGTAATCAACCGTCCGGAGGTACACAATTGCGTTAACGGAGAAACCGCGGACTTGCTACTTTCCGCATGGAAGAAATTTCGGGACGACCCGGACCTGACAGTGGCAATCCTGAGAGGGACCGGGGAAAAATCCTTTTGTGCGGGTGCGGATCTAAACGCACTAAACACCCTGATGAAAATAAACGGAACGAACGACGAAGTCAGGCATTGGATCAAAAATTCCACGGGGCCCATGGGAGGAACGAGAGTGGTCCAGAGAAAACCCGTCATCACGGTTTCTCAAGGTTATACGTACGCAGGCGGATTGGAACTTTTTTGCCACGGCCATATCCGGATCGCGGAAAAGCAGGCCATGTTTTCCGTAGCCTGTAGACGTTGGGGTGTTCCGTTAGCCGACGGGGGAACCGTCTATTTGCCTTGGCTGATCGGCCCCGGCTCCGCCCTCCCTTTGATCATTACGGGCCAGAGAATCCGCGCCGACCGCGCGCATGCGATCGGACTCGTGTGGGAAGTCACTCCCAAAGGCAGAGGAATTGCGCGAGCAAGGAGATACGCCGAGCAGATCTGCGCTGTTCCTAGAGACGCTTTAATGGCGGATCTCACTTCCGCAATCGACGGATACGGACGCCCCTTAGAGGAAGCGCTGGAAACGGAAGCGAAGGGAATCTATCCGGTCGTGACCAGCGAATCTTTCCGGGAAGGCGTAGCCGGCTTTCAAAATGGAGATCGATTTTGGTTCCGATGA
- a CDS encoding YgaP family membrane protein: protein MKVNEGTLDRILRVVIGMTLVGVGFWSKTWTGGFLIIIGWIPVLTGLIGWCPFYALLGFHSYRIKRS, encoded by the coding sequence ATGAAAGTCAATGAAGGAACGCTGGATAGAATTCTACGCGTTGTCATAGGAATGACTCTGGTCGGAGTGGGCTTTTGGTCTAAAACGTGGACGGGCGGCTTTCTGATCATCATCGGATGGATTCCGGTGTTGACAGGTTTAATCGGATGGTGCCCGTTTTATGCACTGCTCGGCTTCCACAGTTATCGGATTAAGAGATCTTAA
- a CDS encoding adenylate/guanylate cyclase domain-containing protein: protein MFWILRAVQFLKIGKFSGISLFFLFSVSACTGSASSKISPLAEKGVLDLREWNFSEDGIVKLDGEWKFQWKELTLSRPSETNSERSILTVVPGNWNQISDIEGLNSFQAYGYGTYSLKVLLGKDAERLMLRFQDAGTAASVFVDGKKIARNGVVGIDSNSSRPQYLPQYNSLSFPKNEFTITVEVSNFHHFKGGLWESIRLGTESEMQVFREDHANSEMFLFGSIMIMAFYHFGLFSLRRRDLSGLYFGAFCFSIGMRLLVTGERFLIRKFPDIPWEFWNKIEYLSIYVSVPLFVNYMDALFPGAFSSRIRRATQWFYSLLSVFVILTPASIYSHSMIPFELLMLMNIGWLIFILARLFYRGAEGASMALGGLLALTASSINDILYSQALVSTGYYLPFGLFAFIFAQSYLLSFRFSQAFLYIERLSDNLLEVNRAYSRFVPLEFLKFLNKENITEIGLGNQVQREMTILFSDIRDFTHLSEKMSPKDNFDFLNSYMRKMGPVIRKNNGFVDKYLGDGIMALFPHSADDALQAAAEMLQELEDLNRSRKEKKFEPIRIGIGLHTGTLMLGTIGEDQRMDGTVISDAVNLASRIEGLTKQFHTNLLLSESTYKKIRNKRKFRFKRLGKVAVKGKSKSSQVYEVVC, encoded by the coding sequence TTGTTTTGGATTTTAAGAGCGGTTCAATTTTTAAAAATCGGAAAATTTTCCGGAATTTCTCTGTTCTTCCTTTTTTCCGTTTCGGCTTGTACAGGCTCCGCTTCCTCCAAAATTTCTCCGCTAGCGGAGAAGGGAGTTCTAGATTTAAGGGAGTGGAATTTTTCCGAGGACGGAATCGTTAAGTTGGATGGAGAGTGGAAGTTCCAGTGGAAAGAACTGACTCTTTCCCGTCCTTCCGAAACGAATTCCGAACGATCCATTTTGACCGTGGTACCGGGAAACTGGAACCAAATTTCGGATATAGAGGGATTGAATTCCTTCCAAGCCTACGGTTACGGTACGTATTCTTTGAAGGTCTTGCTCGGAAAGGATGCGGAAAGACTAATGCTACGTTTTCAGGACGCGGGGACTGCGGCTTCGGTTTTTGTGGACGGAAAAAAAATCGCACGTAACGGAGTCGTCGGAATCGATTCCAATTCCTCAAGGCCTCAGTATCTTCCGCAATACAACTCCCTTTCCTTTCCAAAAAACGAATTTACCATTACGGTGGAGGTTTCCAACTTTCATCACTTTAAGGGAGGACTTTGGGAATCGATACGACTCGGAACGGAATCCGAAATGCAAGTTTTCCGAGAAGATCATGCCAACAGCGAAATGTTTCTTTTCGGAAGCATCATGATTATGGCGTTTTATCATTTCGGTCTTTTTTCGCTCAGGAGAAGGGATCTAAGCGGGCTATATTTCGGAGCGTTCTGCTTTTCCATAGGCATGCGTTTGTTGGTGACCGGGGAAAGGTTTTTGATCAGAAAATTTCCCGATATTCCTTGGGAGTTTTGGAACAAAATAGAATATTTATCCATATACGTTTCCGTTCCTCTTTTCGTGAATTATATGGATGCGCTTTTTCCCGGCGCATTCTCCAGTAGGATCCGAAGAGCGACGCAATGGTTCTATTCTCTTTTGTCAGTTTTCGTGATTCTCACTCCAGCGAGTATTTATTCCCATTCGATGATTCCGTTCGAGCTACTTATGCTCATGAATATCGGATGGTTGATTTTTATACTCGCCAGGCTGTTCTATCGGGGAGCGGAAGGTGCGTCTATGGCCTTGGGAGGACTGTTGGCTCTGACCGCGAGTTCGATAAACGACATACTGTATTCCCAAGCGCTGGTCAGTACAGGATATTATCTTCCTTTCGGTCTCTTTGCGTTCATATTCGCCCAGTCGTATCTGCTTTCCTTCAGGTTTTCCCAGGCATTCCTGTACATAGAGCGATTGTCCGATAACCTTCTAGAAGTGAACAGGGCTTACAGTCGGTTCGTTCCTTTGGAATTTTTGAAATTTCTAAATAAGGAAAACATAACGGAAATCGGTTTGGGAAACCAAGTCCAGAGGGAAATGACCATCCTCTTTTCCGATATCCGCGATTTTACGCATCTTTCAGAAAAGATGAGCCCGAAAGACAATTTCGATTTTTTGAATTCGTACATGAGAAAGATGGGACCCGTCATCCGAAAGAACAACGGTTTCGTGGATAAGTATCTAGGCGACGGTATTATGGCTCTGTTTCCCCATAGCGCCGACGACGCCTTGCAGGCAGCGGCGGAGATGCTTCAGGAACTGGAAGATCTGAATCGAAGCAGAAAGGAGAAAAAGTTCGAACCGATCCGTATCGGAATCGGACTTCATACCGGAACTCTGATGCTCGGAACGATCGGAGAGGACCAACGGATGGATGGTACCGTTATTTCGGATGCAGTCAACTTGGCCTCCAGAATAGAAGGATTGACCAAGCAATTCCATACGAATCTTCTATTGAGCGAAAGCACTTATAAAAAGATCCGTAACAAAAGAAAGTTCAGATTCAAAAGACTCGGAAAAGTCGCCGTAAAGGGAAAGTCCAAGTCCAGCCAAGTATACGAAGTCGTCTGTTAG